Below is a window of Macadamia integrifolia cultivar HAES 741 chromosome 8, SCU_Mint_v3, whole genome shotgun sequence DNA.
ATAATTTCATTGCTCTCAAAATGGATGGTGCTTTCAACCCAAGAAATTCCTCGGTGATCCAATCCCATAGAACCACCAGTTCaagaagatctcaaaaggaAAGCATAGAAAATTGCCTAATCTGAGAGGTAGATAAGTGCAGAGTTTGCAAGTTGCAAAGAATATGTGTAGATGTGTAGTTTGTACAGATAAAAGGCATAAGACTAACAGCCAGCCTAtctaggaaaaagaaaaggaaaattcacaTCAGCATCCTCTAAATCAATTCAGAACTTCCTCACTGATAATTACAGAGGAAACCTCGTAGTCCAAGTTCATCTGGTCCCCAAATATGTAAAATAGCTTCTAAGAAGATGGCCTATTCAAACTCCCAATAGGGCAACTTAAGATCATGATGAAGAAATTTATGTCCCAATCACACAAACAGGTGATCAAATGTCGTCTGTAACATTGACCCAGACCATCAGAATAAGCTGTATGAGGTATCCCTTAATCCATCCAATCATTTTTTCTGTTATGGCATTGGGTATTCTACATAGGGCACCCACAACTCTTCAAACCATTCTAGCAGTAGATAGGAAATATCATCAGCTATTCCTCTTTAATTGTATTGATCAACtataatgatttaaaaaaaaaaaaaaaaaaaaattacatcattttcatctttttttcagTTTACGATATTTCTTCTTAAAAAGTACAGGCTTCAACAGGCGCTTGAGAGGAAATGGGAAAGATTGATAATATACACTTCGGAATCTGCTTTTACCTGCAGATAACAGAACCAAGAACACTAAGCATAACACTTCAAAAGACAGGGAACTTTTAAGAAAGGATTAAGCAAGACAAACCCCTTCAGTTAAAGGAACATGAGaactgaaagagagagagagagagagagcacattCATGGAACCAATAAAATATGTtttcaaccaagaaaaaaattcttcaatcgATTGGgattggaagaaaattttcaatccGAAATAAATTTCCTACCTGTTTTAAACTTGTCCAGTGTTGGGAGATTGATGTCAATAGAATGTTCTTCCTTTTGCTCTTCCATTTCAACTATACCTTCTTCAGCCAGGTTGGTGTCAATTGAACATTCATCCTTTTGCTTTCCCATTTCAACTAAAACTTCCTCAGGTGGCTGATCATCTGCAACCTGGACCGAATCTCCTTGTGTTCCACCACAAGGTGCCACAAGTTGCATTGCATCTCCAAGTAGAGGTATTGCATTTCCAGATTCCTCACGGGGTACCCTATCTGCATAATCACTGGGCAAAGGGGCATCACATGCGACCGAAACGAAGTCTGTCTGCTCCCACCTGTCTGTCCCGGCTAACACTTCATTTGTTGGAACATCTGGTGGACCCAAATCTACACATTTTGGCCTTTCATAATCTTCACCAAAAAGATCAATTTGCATATCAGTGGAATCTTCTATCACATCAATGGGTGACATGAGATTACCTTCTGTAATAGCGATAGAATCTTTTGATGGTAAAACTTTAGACTCTGAATCAAATGTGGTTGAAGTTTCAATGTCCTCAACAGTAGCAGCAAGCAATACTGTTTTATGTCGTAACCCAGGAACTGTCTCCGGGTTAGTGATGCATTCTTGTGATGATGAATCAAGGGATGTTGTTCCAACTACTACTGGAACTACATCCGACCATCCCAAACCCTTTGCCACTTTGCTCAAATCTTTTGTGGACTCCATTTCCATGTCATCAGGGAGAGCTGCCAATTTTTCATTTGGTAAGCAATCTAAATGATCTTCAGAACCAACAGTTTGAAGCTTTGATGGCATGAAAGTAAGTGTAGCATCTTCACTAGGACCACTTGAGTGTTTGGAGATCTCATCAGAAACATCTGATCCCCTGGATTCCTTCGCCGTGGATAACAGCTCTGCAGTATTATCTGTTGTTGTCTGCATCTCTGCACCACTGCCAGACACCAAATTCTTTAACTGCATATTGTTTGGCAGCATGCCTTTTGCTATTGAAATAAAATCAATGGCTTTTGAAGTTTTGGGTGCTCTAGTAGATGCAGAAAAAAGCTTTTTAATATCATCCAACACTAGATCACCCTCACCACTAGAGATGTCATCCCAATTGTGCAAGTCTACAAGCCATTGCCCTTTAGAGTTCAATTGTTCGCCAGGTGAAATCCTTTCAATTTTTATAGCCTCCTTGAACCATTGTTTTTTCCTCAAAGACTTAGCCATGAGGGCCCTGcaagaaattaaaaagaacACAAAGAATCATTGAAATACCTGAATTATACCAGTTAGATAAGCAAGGCTGCAAGTTGACAGACCTGCAGTTCTTAGAAATAGCTTCTTTAGCTCGTTCCATTGAGAGGCCTAGCAATGTGGATACATTTGCAACATCATATGGCCCTCTCAGTTCATTTACAGTACTAGCAGCACTTGAGATAATAAGATTTTTTCCCCGTGTCCAATCCACTAGTAACTGAAAGATCATGGTACATATTGCTGAGACAACTATATTGATAATCAATTCAACTCAATAAAAGTATTACCGCAACATAGAAGCCAATATAATACAATATGACACACAACTATTATGTGTAACTTGTTTGCAACATAGAAGCCAATATAATACAATATGACACACAATTATTATGTGTaacttgttttattttgttgtattttaGATTATTTAGTGTCAAAACTGTTATGTACCCTGTTGAAAGGGAGTTATTAGGGAGTTATTGCCAGAGTAGTAGTTATTAGGAAGTAGTTATTGCTGAAAAATTAGTTATTAGGGAGTTATCTCTCTCTAAAagaatgtattttgaaatggaaGACAATGAAGATGATGTTGAACTTGTAAGATTTCTCCCATTCACTGCAGTATGAGTGATGCCTGCAAACCTTGGAGTGAATCCAAGCTTCCCTAACTCTTTCCTCTTATGCTACCACCCTCTTATTCACCCCTATTCCTTAATACCAGTCAATTTTCCCACTTTTGTCTTAAATTATAGCCTCAATCACAATGGGGATTCATCAATAACAGCAAAGagttgcaccaaaaaaaaataataataataaataacagCAAGGAGGCAGCAGGACAGCAAGGAAGACTTGTATTAGATTTCCCAAACCTGCCCTGCAtcaaaaatattacaaaattaGCCATAGCAACCCCTACTGGACTAGAATCCCCTTTATTTGGATTTGGTTCATCTAAACATGGGTTTCCTGATCAGTTCCCACTGGTCCAGCCATGATAATGCTACTGCATCAAAGCTAGCACATGAAATGCATAATCAATAGGCTTCAATGAAGTGAGAGATGGACAGTTAGTCTAAAAAGGTGTCTAAGGAAGAGCCAAGATCAACTATCATGAGACACTGAAGCGGAGCAAGATCAACCCAAAGTCAACAAAGTTAGACCAATCTTTGGCGGTTTTTCAAGGATTCGAGTATTGGACATCTGATAGAGAAGAAGTTAGTAAAATATAGATGAAGTCCCATACATGATATGAACTAATGGTGACATGTGGTCTGCGATTTGTGCAACAAATGACATACATTCATAGTCGCCACAGAACAGCCACCCAATATTTTTCTTGGGACATGCCATgtatttttcagttttttattgtttatatttTATCCTGAATTCCTTGTTTGCTACTTTGCTTTGGTCATCTTACTGTTTGACATGCATGCTGGACTAGGCAGTGAAGTAAGGCTCGAAAAATAATATAATCctcaatcatagttgtcaaggcgtcgcctaggcggcgcCTTGGCGTCCCGGCGGTAAATCATAGGCATGGCAGTACAACGACTAATGGTTGCACACTTGGCGGTCGCCTTGGACGGataggcgacgccttggcgtCGCCATGGACGCCATACTACGTTTTAGtacctaggcggtcgatttttttttttactaacaatattttatttattatattttaattgggtttttttttttttNNNNNNNNNNNNNNNNNNNNNNNNNNNNNNNNNNNNNNNNNNNNNNNNNNNNNNNNNNNNNNNNNNNNNNNNNNNNNNNNNNNNNNNNNNNNNNNNNNNNCAtttcggttcagttctgatccattattctttttctgacccgaaaagaataatcatttgtacgggtgaccaaacgaatgtgtacttttaattgaacacgtccatcttgcttagaatttcgtcctcttcgcaaccatgaaaagaaataggacctctttacgtgtaaaattgaagatatagcgcccgatggtccttaaggccttgaaaatataaaacctgcaaaaagagaataaaacccaaggtagctccattctaaatatgtaaaatgcatgttttactaccctagatttcacacataaatgtgctcatcactccTATACTAGGGTTGCACTAACGATTACTGGTGAGACTTCTAGATAGATGTGCAATCGGTCACCTGATTTTGGCCAGACAAGAAGCGACGGTGACGCAAAGTATGTCTTCAAGGCCTCAAAGGCATCCTGGCACTTAGACATTTAAAGTAAATCCTTCGGGGACTACAAGTTCTTTAGCGTCTTGAAAAAGGTAGGCACTTATCGCCAGATCGGGAGATGAATTGGTTGAGGGCTACAACTAGGCCAGCTAACTTTGGACCTCACAGACGGTTCTCCATGGGGTCATGTCTTGTACTGCTTGGATTTTACTTGGATTTGCTTCTATCCCTCTCTTGGAACTATGAACCCCAGGAA
It encodes the following:
- the LOC122085670 gene encoding uncharacterized protein LOC122085670 isoform X1, with protein sequence MIFQLLVDWTRGKNLIISSAASTVNELRGPYDVANVSTLLGLSMERAKEAISKNCRALMAKSLRKKQWFKEAIKIERISPGEQLNSKGQWLVDLHNWDDISSGEGDLVLDDIKKLFSASTRAPKTSKAIDFISIAKGMLPNNMQLKNLVSGSGAEMQTTTDNTAELLSTAKESRGSDVSDEISKHSSGPSEDATLTFMPSKLQTVGSEDHLDCLPNEKLAALPDDMEMESTKDLSKVAKGLGWSDVVPVVVGTTSLDSSSQECITNPETVPGLRHKTVLLAATVEDIETSTTFDSESKVLPSKDSIAITEGNLMSPIDVIEDSTDMQIDLFGEDYERPKCVDLGPPDVPTNEVLAGTDRWEQTDFVSVACDAPLPSDYADRVPREESGNAIPLLGDAMQLVAPCGGTQGDSVQVADDQPPEEVLVEMGKQKDECSIDTNLAEEGIVEMEEQKEEHSIDINLPTLDKFKTGKSRFRSVYYQSFPFPLKRLLKPVLFKKKYRKLKKR
- the LOC122085670 gene encoding uncharacterized protein LOC122085670 isoform X2, with product MIFQLLVDWTRGKNLIISSAASTVNELRGPYDVANVSTLLGLSMERAKEAISKNCRALMAKSLRKKQWFKEAIKIERISPGEQLNSKGQWLVDLHNWDDISSGEGDLVLDDIKKLFSASTRAPKTSKAIDFISIAKGMLPNNMQLKNLVSGSGAEMQTTTDNTAELLSTAKESRGSDVSDEISKHSSGPSEDATLTFMPSKLQTVGSEDHLDCLPNEKLAALPDDMEMESTKDLSKVAKGLGWSDVVPVVVGTTSLDSSSQECITNPETVPGLRHKTVLLAATVEDIETSTTFDSESKVLPSKDSIAITEGNLMSPIDVIEDSTDMQIDLFGEDYERPKCVDLGPPDVPTNEVLAGTDRWEQTDFVSVACDAPLPSDYADRVPREESGNAIPLLGDAMQLVAPCGGTQGDSVQVADDQPPEEVLVEMGKQKDECSIDTNLAEEGIVEMEEQKEEHSIDINLPTLDKFKTANHSKVLTLEQSTLHSYSSSADSLD